The Fibrobacter sp. UWB5 genomic sequence TAAGCAATGTAACGCCCTTCCCGAATGGTTGCGTGAAGGTGGTGCTCGAAGGGGACTGCGTGGTGGATTTGCGTTCCATCACGACTAAGGACAACTTCTTGATGGTGACTGTTTCGGCTCACAAGCCCGCGATTACGGATGCCGACAAGAGCCCGCGCTTTGAAACGGTTCTGACCCAGTTCAAGGAATATTCCCTGCACAGGAATATTTCGGAAGGCATGGTAGATGCCCTGTTTACCATGGACAGCCAGATTAACGCTTTTTATGGCATGATTCCGTTCTTGCAGATTTCGATGGACGAACGCCAGCGCTTGCTCGAAATCGGTGAAATCGATGAACTTGCGGAACGTCTGGTCGAAATCATGCAGGTGGCTGCCGATACCGACACCATGATGGTCAAGGTACAGCAGAACGTACGCCAGAAAATGGCCCAGCAGCAAAAGGAATGGTTCATTAGCGAACAGATTCGCCAGCTGCAAGATGAACTCGATGGCGAAAACGGGAATTCTTCTGAGCCCGATCAGCTGCTCAAGAAAATCAAGGCGAAAAAGTTCTCGGCCGCCATTCAAGAAAAGCTTGAAGATGAAATTGGCCGCATGCGCCTGATGCAGCCGACGTCTCCGGAATACGCCGTGAGCCGCAATTATTTGGACTGGTTCCTGACGCTCCCGTATGGCGAATACACCGACACCGTTCTCAACATGAAGAAGGTGAAGAGTGAACTGGACGCCAAGCACTTTGGCCTGGACAAGGTCAAGGAACGCATTATGGAATACGTGGCCGTGCTGAAACTGACGGGTACCGAACGCCGCGCTCCGATTCTTTGCTTGGTTGGTCCTCCGGGCGTGGGCAAGACGACGCTCGTGGAATCGATTGCCCATGCCATGCAGCGTAACTTTGTGCGCATTACCCTGGGTGGCGTGCGTGACGAAGCCGAAATCCGTGGCCACCGCCGTACCTACATCGGTGCCATGCCGGGCCGCTTTATCCAGGCGCTTCGCCGTGCCAAGTGCATGAACCCGATTATCCTGCTCGATGAAATCGACAAGATGGCAAGCGACTTCCGCGGTGACCCCGCCAGTGCCATGCTCGAAGTTTTGGACCCCGAGCAGAACCACGACTTTACTGACCACTTTATGGAAGTGGGGCTTGACTTAAGCCGCGTGCTCTTTATTGCGACGGCGAACAGCGAAGCCGAAATCCCCGAAGCCTTGCGCGACCGTTTGGAAATGGTACGCCTACCCGGTTACTATCCGCACGAAAAGTTGCAGATTGCAAGCAAGTACCTGGTGCCGCGCATTTGCGAACGCACGGGCATCGAAAACGGCAAGGATGTCGCTTTTGACGACGGCATCATTTCGAAGGTGATTCGCGAATGGACGCGTGAAGCGGGCGTGCGCGAACTGGAACGTACTCTTGAAAACGTGGTGCGTCACCGTGCCAAAGACAAGGTGATGGGCAAGAAGTACAAGACCGAAGTGACGGAAAAGACCTTGCAAGATTACTTGGGCGCTCCGCGTTACCTCGACAACCAGCTGCCTGCTGCAGGCCGCCCGGGCGTTATCGTGGGCCTTGCGTGGACAAGCGTCGGTGGCGAAATTCTGCCCATCGAATGCATGCTCTTGCCTGGCAAGGGAACGCTCTTGATGACGGGTAAGCTTGGCGACGTGATGAAGGAATCGGCGCAGATTGCTTTGAGCCTTGTGCGCGAACGCCTGAGCCGCTTCGGTATCGATCCGAATATTGTGAAAAAGACGGATATCCATATTCACGTGCCCGAAGGCGCTGTGCCCAAAGATGGTCCTTCTGCAGGTATTGCCCTCACGCTTTGCTTGCTCAGTGCGTTTACCAAGCAGCCGGTTTCGCCCGAAATTGCGTTCACTGGCGAAGTGAGCCTCACGGGCGCATGCCTTGCGATTGGCGGCTTGAACGAGAAGGCGCTTGCCGCACTTCAGGCCGGCGTAAAAACCTTGCGACTCCCGGCGCAGAACCAGAAGGATGTAAACGAACTTCCGGCGCCTGCAAAGAAGGGCCTCAAGATTTACACGCACAAGCACATCGACGAAATTATCAAGGTGCTGTTCAAGGAAAATAAGAAGTAAACGTCATTGCGAGTGAAGCGTGGCAATCTAGGAATATTATGGAATTTACTTTAGATGAAATGCGCGAGCACCTTGCAGCTCTCGAAGCAAGGATTAGCGAAGCCTGCAAGGTTGCGGGCCGTAGCCGTGAATCGGTAAAACTCGTTTGGGTGAGCAAGTTCCACCCGGCAGAAGCTGTAGAAAATGCGATTGCGCTGGGTGCTACCGATTTCGGTGAAAACCGCGTGCAAGAAGCCGAACTCAAGTTCTCCGAACCGCGTATTGCAAAAGACGGAAACCGCGTGCGTTGCCATGTAATCGGTCCTGTACAAAGTAACAAGCTCAAGAAGGCGGCGATTGTCGCTGACTGCATCCATTCCATCGCAAGTATTGAAGCGGTAGAAAAGCTCGAAAAGGTTTGTGCCGCGCAAAATAAGGTGCTGGATATTCTCTTTCAGATTAACGCCGGCGAAGAAGAAACCAAGAGCGGCCTCGATGTGCACGAAGCCGAGGCGTTCCTTGCTGATCTAGAAAATCGTGCGGGCGCAGCCACTGCCGACGGCAAGAGCGCGAATTTCCCGCACCTGCGATTCCGCGGGCTCATGACCATCGGCAAGAATACCGGTGTCGCCGAAGATAGCCGCGAATGCTTTGCATTCCTCCGTAATCTGCAACAAAAGTTCTTGGCCAAGGGCGGTGTATTCGCCCACTTTGACCAGCTTTCGATGGGCATGACGGGTGACCTTGAAGTCGCTATTGAAGAAGGCTCTACCATGATTCGCGTGGGAACGGCCCTCTTTGGCGAACGCGACTACAGTAAACCGGTCAATGATCCTGTCTAGAGTCAAAAGACGCTCTTTTGGGGCGTAAAAATGTCATCCCGGGTTTGACCCGGGATCTTTTTTTTATATAGATTTCTTACTAAGAAACAGAAAGGAGTAAAATATGACTATTGGAATTGTTGCCGGCATTGTCGTGGTGGTGCTAATCGCCTGGTTCATTTCGATGTATAATGGACTTGTAAAACTCCGCAATAACCGTGAAAATGCATTCGCAAATATCGATGTGCAACTCAAGCAGCGTTTTGATTTGGTGCCGCAGCTGGTGAGCACTGTCAAGGGCTACGCCACTCACGAAAAAGAAACTCTCGACAAGGTGACTTCTGCTCGTGCCGCGGCCATGAACGCAACAACCGTCGACGAAAAGGTTCAGGCTGACAAGGCGCTTTCTGGTGCACTCGCAGGACTCCGCATTTCGCTGGAAGCTTACCCTGAACTCAAGGCCAACCAGAACTTCTTGCAGCTGCAGAACGAACTTGCCGATATCGAAAACAAGCTCTCTGCCGCCCGCCGCTTCTTCAATTCTACCACTCGCGAATTGAACAACGCCTGCGAAGTATTCCCGAGCAACATTGTGGCCGGTATGTTCGGCTTCAAGCGTGCCACGATGTACGAGGCCACCGAAAGCCGCGAAGACCTGAACAAAGCACCCGAGGTGAAGTTTTAGCCTTCCCTCATGAAATACGTCGGACTCCAAACCCAGATTTGGCGGAACAACCGCAACAGCATCTTGCTGCTGTGCCTGTTTCCCGTTATTATCCTGGCGATGGTGTTCGTAGTCATTTTGAGTCTTGACTATTTCGGTGTGCTTTGCCCGATTGTCGAAGGCGGGTGCCCCGAAGGCCACGCCACCTACATGAAATACGGCATTCTGCACTGGCCCGAAGTGCGGCATAGTTTTTGGGAGGTGCTTCCTTACACTTTGCAGATTGTCGGCGTGTGGTTCATTATCGCCTATTGCGCGAATACCGCCATTATACGGCATGCGACGCATGCGAAACCCCTTGAACGCAAAGATAACCTGCGCGTCTACAATATTGTCGAGAACCTCTGCATTGCAGGCGGAATCGAGATGCCGCAAATCAACATCGTCGAGGATAACGGTCTGAACGCGTTTGCGAGCGGAATCGACATTCCCTCGTTCACGATTACGCTCACGACCGGGCTTATAGACAAATTAAATGACGCGGAGCTCGCCGCCGTTGTGGGGCATGAACTCACGCATATCAAGAACCGTGACACGCGACTCATGGTGGTGTGTATCGTATTCGTGGGAATTTTTTCGACCATTCAGATGGTATCGATGAAGCTGCTTTCGGCAATGCTACGCGGCCCCCGCAACCATTCCCGCAGCAGGCGCGGCGGGGGAAGTGGTGGAGTTATCATCATCTTTGCGCTGATTCTTGTTTTGATCTGGAGCACCATCGGCTACTTGTTCAGCTGGCTCACGCGCCTTGCCATTTCGCGCTCCCGCGAGTACGTGGCCGATGCGGGCGGCGCCGAACTCTGTGGCGACCCCTGGGCGCTCGCTTCTGCCCTGCAAAAAATTTCGGACTATCCGGGTCTCGATACCGTGCGCCGTAGCGATGTGGCGCAACTCTACATCATCCACCCCGACGAAGAATTCGACAATGATATGAAACTCAAGGGCATCATCGCGAAGGCGAACATCATGTTCTGCACCCACCCCGATACTCCCGAGAGAATCAAGCTGTTGAAGCAGTTCTAGGGTTGTTGAAAGATTTATTTTTTGTTGCTTAATTTGGATATCATTTTTGCAATTTCTGACGCCATACTTACTGCTGAACCGACGGCTGTAGCTGCAGTTCCAAATTCTTTAAGTCCAGCGCCAGTGGCGACATTGCCTACACCTTCGATAAATTTGCTTATGTTTGCAATTTGATCAAATTCAGAATTTTTATTCCTAATTTTTAAATTGTCGTTACTTTTTTCGTCTACATCTTTAAGTCCCCATGGGAACCAATAGAGAGGAGCAAATACGAAAGATTTTCCTTTTGTTGTTTGATTAATGGCCATAATGCCATTTGCAAAGATCATATTTATCAGATCTTCTTTTTTATGACCGTATTCGGAAGCGTCTATTCGAATGGTTGTTTCGTTGATTAAATTTTCAAATTTGTTTTCGTCCAGTGATTTGTAGAGATACATTCCTTTACCACCAAACAAAATAGCACTTTGAAAGGTTTGCAAGCTTTTACAGAATTTATCGTTGACTAGCTCATAAAATAACGTTGTTGCAGCATTGGTACGAACTCTTTTTGATGCATAAATAGTTGGACTTATAATTTCAGTTATATTTGATTCTGCAGTTGCTATAGCCGTACCTATAGCATATCTGTAGATGTTAATGAATAATTGTAGATTGGCCGTGTTATCAGCGTTAGATAATTCCTTTTTGAAATAATCCCACGGTCTTCCTAAACCGAGTGTGTCTTTGCCAAAGAACACTTGTAAAAGAGGAATCATTTCTGCTTGTGAAAGGTCCTTGAATTGATTATTGTTGGTCTCAAAAATTT encodes the following:
- a CDS encoding YggS family pyridoxal phosphate-dependent enzyme; protein product: MEFTLDEMREHLAALEARISEACKVAGRSRESVKLVWVSKFHPAEAVENAIALGATDFGENRVQEAELKFSEPRIAKDGNRVRCHVIGPVQSNKLKKAAIVADCIHSIASIEAVEKLEKVCAAQNKVLDILFQINAGEEETKSGLDVHEAEAFLADLENRAGAATADGKSANFPHLRFRGLMTIGKNTGVAEDSRECFAFLRNLQQKFLAKGGVFAHFDQLSMGMTGDLEVAIEEGSTMIRVGTALFGERDYSKPVNDPV
- the lon gene encoding endopeptidase La — translated: MALDTSKTYPLLPLRDAVVFPHTTRRILVGRDISLRALEYAESHDGQIILSAQKNIEQEELENPMLDLYSVGILAHVSNVTPFPNGCVKVVLEGDCVVDLRSITTKDNFLMVTVSAHKPAITDADKSPRFETVLTQFKEYSLHRNISEGMVDALFTMDSQINAFYGMIPFLQISMDERQRLLEIGEIDELAERLVEIMQVAADTDTMMVKVQQNVRQKMAQQQKEWFISEQIRQLQDELDGENGNSSEPDQLLKKIKAKKFSAAIQEKLEDEIGRMRLMQPTSPEYAVSRNYLDWFLTLPYGEYTDTVLNMKKVKSELDAKHFGLDKVKERIMEYVAVLKLTGTERRAPILCLVGPPGVGKTTLVESIAHAMQRNFVRITLGGVRDEAEIRGHRRTYIGAMPGRFIQALRRAKCMNPIILLDEIDKMASDFRGDPASAMLEVLDPEQNHDFTDHFMEVGLDLSRVLFIATANSEAEIPEALRDRLEMVRLPGYYPHEKLQIASKYLVPRICERTGIENGKDVAFDDGIISKVIREWTREAGVRELERTLENVVRHRAKDKVMGKKYKTEVTEKTLQDYLGAPRYLDNQLPAAGRPGVIVGLAWTSVGGEILPIECMLLPGKGTLLMTGKLGDVMKESAQIALSLVRERLSRFGIDPNIVKKTDIHIHVPEGAVPKDGPSAGIALTLCLLSAFTKQPVSPEIAFTGEVSLTGACLAIGGLNEKALAALQAGVKTLRLPAQNQKDVNELPAPAKKGLKIYTHKHIDEIIKVLFKENKK
- a CDS encoding LemA family protein produces the protein MTIGIVAGIVVVVLIAWFISMYNGLVKLRNNRENAFANIDVQLKQRFDLVPQLVSTVKGYATHEKETLDKVTSARAAAMNATTVDEKVQADKALSGALAGLRISLEAYPELKANQNFLQLQNELADIENKLSAARRFFNSTTRELNNACEVFPSNIVAGMFGFKRATMYEATESREDLNKAPEVKF
- a CDS encoding M48 family metallopeptidase — translated: MKYVGLQTQIWRNNRNSILLLCLFPVIILAMVFVVILSLDYFGVLCPIVEGGCPEGHATYMKYGILHWPEVRHSFWEVLPYTLQIVGVWFIIAYCANTAIIRHATHAKPLERKDNLRVYNIVENLCIAGGIEMPQINIVEDNGLNAFASGIDIPSFTITLTTGLIDKLNDAELAAVVGHELTHIKNRDTRLMVVCIVFVGIFSTIQMVSMKLLSAMLRGPRNHSRSRRGGGSGGVIIIFALILVLIWSTIGYLFSWLTRLAISRSREYVADAGGAELCGDPWALASALQKISDYPGLDTVRRSDVAQLYIIHPDEEFDNDMKLKGIIAKANIMFCTHPDTPERIKLLKQF